Within the Planctomycetota bacterium genome, the region GTACGAAGGGATGCTGCTCCCCAAGCCGGTCCGCGGCCAGGCCGTGTTCCTGCTCCGCACTTCGACCTATCTCGATCGGCAGGGAAAGCCGATGGTCCAGGCCCGACTCGACTCGTTTGTCCGCATGGAAGCGGTCACGGTCGAGGTATTGGCCAAGACGTTCCAGCCGCTGGTCGGGCACGTGGCCGATCACAACTATCGCGAGACGGCGGTCTTTCTGAACCGCATTCACAAAGCGGCCCAGGTCAATCCCGAGGGGTTGATGCAGTTGGTCGACCAATTGGAAGGAGTCGACGAGAAAGTGGCAAGCGGCTTCAACCAGATCGCTGACGAAATCGGCGCTCAGGCCGCGCTGGCCGAAAAGCAACAGCCAGCCATCCCCGGCGACCGCTCAGCAGAGCTACCCACCCGCCAACCGACACAGCGACGGTAAGGCAATACCGGTAGCGTATTCTTTCGTGCAGTCGATCGCACGTCGTCGCGATCATGCTCTTCTAAGCGATCAAGTTCTTCTTAAGCACCAAAGGTGCGCCCCATACCAGCCTGGGGCAACGCCCCAGGTATATGGGCATCTAATGGGTTCTAAGGGCTGAAAGCCCGTCCCATTCTTCCGAGATGTCAGCGCGGAAATGGGGCGGGCCTTCAGCCCTCAATAAGCTGCGTTGCCAGATTCCTGGGGCGTTGCCCCAGGCTGGTATGGGTCGGGCCGTTGGCCCTAAGATGCTTAATTCTGGCGTTCGCAGTCCCAATGGTATGTTCCGAACTCGCCAAGTCGTAATTACGACGCAATAGGCAGTGCCAAAATGGAAAGTCAACTCGCAGCGCAAAGCGCTCTTTTGGCCACCATAGGAACGATCATCACGACATCAATAGTCTGGATCGCTCTTTATCGTTTGCGCAACCTCTCTTGGTATCCGAAGGCCTGGTACGCGTTCGCACTTGTGCTTGGGTCCTGGGGTTTGCTCGCGCTAGCCGAGGCACCCGAATGGTCGGTACTGACGCCCGGCGTTGGCGGTCCTTGGGCCGACTTGGATTGGCTGATCTGGTCGCTGGTGTTATTTCCGGCGCTTCCTGCATTCCTTGTGTCGCTCTGGCTTCGACCGTCGCCATTTAGGTTGCGGTGGTGGCATTCATTTGCGTGCTGGCCAATCGCGTACGCGGTCTATTCCATTCTGTTCCCGCCGTTCATCGACGTCGAGGGCATGCGCATACGGCCGTGGTGGCAAGTTCTTTCGGCACTCCATGCCTCGTGGTTTACGATTCTCGTTGTCGTTCACATTTCTCTTGCGTCAATTGTTTTGCTCGCGAGCCGCAGGCGAACAAACTCAATCATCTACGAGAATATTTGGCTAAGACTCTTCATTATTACGTCAGCAGTGGCGTTCTATGCTCTCGCAAATGCACCGAGACATGTCTTTCTAGTTCCAGGAGCCGTAGCGCCTCCTTTGATCGTCTGGCCGCTATTGTTTGGGTTGGTGAATCCCATTATCGCGCTACTGATTTGGCTGAGGCCGCGCCCAATCTTATTCAGTCGATGGGGCATTGCCGGAGTAGCGGTGTTTTGCATCGTCGTCTACATCCTATATCCGTGGACTGACAGGTTGCCTTGGTGGAAAACGCATGGCGAAGGGAGCGTCTACGTGAATCCCTTTTAGCGTGTTCCAGCGAGGCGTGGAGGTGAAGCGGAAATGCTACATTTTGGTCCCTGAGGAAGATGTCCCCTTAGCTGCCCCGCCTCTGCGGTTCACTCGTTTGCCGCATTTCCGACATCGTGACCGTCGTGTCGTTGTGGTCGAATGCTCTTCGTCATTGCTGCTTCAAATAGCTCTGGGCGATTAGCAGGGCCATGCTCGTGCCGTTCAGCAGGACGTGGACCGTCATGCTCGGCCAAATGCGGTGCGTCCAGCGATAAAGCGTCCCCAGCAGCAGCGCCAAAAAGAACAGCGGGATCGGGTCCGGCCCGTGGTTATAATGCACTGCCGCGAAGATCAGCGAACTAATTAGCACAGGGAGCCAAGTCTTCCAACGCGGTGGCGGCGGTGGACTCGATTCTGCGCCCGATTCGCCTGCCGACCCACCCGCCACAGTCCGCGGCTGCGACGGCCAAATCCGTTCGAGCCACCCTTGCAGCAGCACTCGGAAAAAGAACTCTTCCGACAGCGGTGCTACAATCACAGCTGCCACAGTCGCCCATAACCAAAGGTCGAAGTCGGGGTATTGCCTGAGCAGCGTCTCGATCGGATGCTCACCTTCGAATACTCCGCTTGCCTTGATCGCGGCTTTAATCAGCAGCAATGGAATCACCATTGCCAAGAAGCCGAAGGCACCCAAGGCCACGTCCCACACCAGCCTGGATACGCTGAATCCCAGGTCCTTGGCGGACGCTCGGCTGCATTTGACGAGCCAGGCAATGGCGAGCCCCGTCGAAACGAGGCTGGCAATCGCCGATTTGGCGAATAGGTCAGCACCTTCGCGAGGTGTTATCTCGTTAATATCCGCGCCGTGCGCGCGCGGCATGAAAAGAGAAGTGATGCCGTAGATCACCGTGACGATGAGGAGGCAAACCAGCACATCAATAACGGTCCAGGGCACACGCGTTGGCGAATCAGCCGGCGGGCGACGTGCGGCGCTTTGGTCGTCGTCATTCATCGCGGATCATGCGCACGGCGGCCACGATGTAGGCCACGCCCGAATAGGCGGTCAAGAAGGCCGCGACCCACAGCGACGCCGTCAACAACGCGCCGTACCACGACGGCATCACGATCCACGCGCCGAACAAGGTGCCCCACCCCAACAGGCCCAAGCACAGCCCGGCCGCAATACACTGCGCCACCATCTTCAACTTGCCCGACATCGAGGCCGAGAAGTCGCGCCCTTGCTGTTCCAGAAAGCTCCGTAGCGCCGTGATCAGCAGCTCGCGCCCCACGATCAGGGCCACGATCCACGCTCGCAGGCCCAAAGCGTGCAGCTCGCGGCTGGGGACGTCGAGCAAGAAGATGAACGTGCCACAGATGATGATCTTGTCGGCGAACGGGTCGAGAATGCGCCCCAAGGTCGAAACCCAGCCATAGCGCCGCGCCAGGTACCCGTCCAGCCAATCGGTGCTAGCCGCCACGATGAACAGCACCAGCGACGTGCCGAAATACTCGAAGCTCATCGCCACGAACAGGGCCACCGACAGCACCAGCCGCGCCACCGTCAACTGGTTGGGCACGGTCATCACGCCCTGTTTGGCCGAGGCCGATCGGGATGCGGTGTCGGGGCTGACCATAGGCGATGCAAAGTGTCGAGGGCCGGGGGGGCGTGGCGTGAACAATTCGGTCGGCCCCGCCGCCATTATATGCAGAACGTCCCTAGCGTGCGCGACCAATCGGGGCGGCAATCAGATCGTATTCCTTGGTGGCCACGACCTCGCACGGGACGATCTGCCCCGCGCGCAACTTCTTGCCGGTCACGTACACCACCGCATCGACATCGGGCGCGTCGGCCGCGGTGCGGCCGATCCAGACATCGCGCTCGCCCGGCAATGGCGCATCGAGCAGCACATCGAGCTGCTGGCCCACCCGAGCGGCGGCCCATTCGAAGGCGATTTCCTGCTGCACGCCCATCAATTCGTCGCGCCGCGCGTTCTTCACTTCCTCGGGCAGATGGTCGGGCAAGCGGGCCGCCGGCGTATCGGGCTCGAACGAGTACGTGAACACGCCCAGCCGCTCGAAGCGGTACTGCCGCACAAAGTCGACCATCTCGGCGAATTGCTCGTCGGTCTCGCCGGGAAAGCCGGTGATCATCGTCGTCCGCAGCACCAGGTTCGGAATCCGAGCCCGTAGCTTGTCGAGCAGCGCGACCGTCTCGGCCTTGTTCACGCGGCGTTGCATCCGTTTCAACATGGTGTCATCGGCGTGTTGCAGCGGCATGTCCAAGTACGGCACGATCCGCTTGGCGCCGGCGATCACGTCGATCAGATCGTCGCCGAAGTACATCGGGTACAGGTACATCAACCGAATCCAGTCCAGACCTTCGATCTGGTCCAACTGGGCCAGCAACTCGGCCAACCGCGGCCGGCCGTACAGGTCGATGCCGTAGTACGTCGTGTCCTGGGCCACGATGATCAGCTCGCGGACGCCGTCGGCCACCAACTCGCGGGCTTCGGCCACGATCTCTTCCATGGGCTTGCTGGCGTGCTTGCCGCGCATTTTCGGAATGGCGCAGAACGTACACAGCCGGTCGCACCCTTCCGAAATCTTCAAATAGGCGAAATGCTTGGGGGTGATCCGCAGCCGGTTCCGATCGGACAGCGCCACGCTCGGCGCCGGCTGAAACACGGTGCGCTGTTCGTTCAGGCGACCGACCAGCCGGTCGGCCACCTTGGTCACTTGCTCGCGCCCGAACACGCCGACCAGATGGTCGATCTCGGGCAGGGTCTCGAGCAACTGGGCCTTCTCGCGCTCGGCCAGACAGCCCGAGACGATGACGCCCTTGGTGCCGCCGGCGCGCTTCAACTCGAGCATCTCGCGAATCGTGGCGAATGACTCGGCCCGGGCCGCTTCGATGAACCCGCAGGTGTTCACGATGACAAAGTCGGTCCCCTCGGGATCGCCGACCATTCGATAGCCATCCAACTGCAGCAGTCCCAGCATCCGCTCGCTGTCGACCAGGTTCTTGGGACAGCCCAGGCTGATGAAGCAGTACGAGCCCTTCGAGGCCGGGGCTTCCGACCGGTTGGGGTGGGGCAGGGGCTGGGCGTCGATGATCGGCGTAAAAGTCATGCGGCGATGGAACTAGCGGTGGAAAACAGGCGGCCGGTTGGTAATCGATTCATCCTACCCGGGCAGGCCAAAAGTGACGAGGGGCCGGAGGGGGCGACTTCGGGGCCAGAAAATCGAGCGAATTTGCTTGCATTGGGCAGTAGAATGTGTACAAATGTTCATTATTCATAAAAACGACGATTCGGCAGCCAGAGGTCACGAATGATGCTGGCGGAGATTCCTTGGGAACAGGTGTACCGGGCGATCGATGCCCAGGTCGGCCGGCTGCTACGCCGGGCCGGTGTGTTTCAGCCGGCGGTCGACGCCTTTCGCGTTGCCCAAGCGCTCGGGCTGACGGTCTTGCGCAACGATCGGCAGGCCGAGCGGGCGCGCTATGTCCGCTCGGGTTTCAATTCGCCGGGTGAGCGCTCTGGCCGCGACGACATGCTACGCGAGGCGTCGATCTTTATCCGTCGCGACCCCCGCCCTGAACGCGAACAGTGGGCCGTCGCCCACGAAATCGGCGAGCATCTCTCGGTCGAGTTGTTCGCCTCGCTCGGTGTCGACCCGGCCGAAGCGCCGCCGACCGCCCGCGAGCAACTGGCCAATCGACTGGCATCGCGACTGCTGTTGCCGGCCGAATGGTTTGGCGATCTGGGCCGGGCTTGCGATTGGGACCTGCCGGCGCTGAAGCAGCAGTTTCACACCGCCAGCCACGAGTTGTTGGCCCGACGGATGCTCGATTTCGACGCGCCGGCCATCGTGACCGTAGTCGACCAGCGAGCCATCAGTTGGCGGCGCAGCAACCTGGCCGGCCGGCCACCGCAACTGGCCGACTGGGAACGGTCGACTTGGCTGCGCTCGAACGAGTCGGGTCAACCCGGCGAGTCACATCACCAGGGGGCCCGGATGCGCGTCTGGCCGGTCCACGAACCAGAGTGGAAGCGCGAAATCATCCGCACCGATTTGCCGGAGCAGGACGAGTGGGGTGGTGACGAATCAGACGCCTGGTAGAACGCTCTGTTGCGCTAACTTTTGCATGAGCGCGCAGTCCAGGTCCGCCAAGCGGACTGGCTTGGCCAAAACAGCCGTCGCGCCGGCGGCTTGCCAGCGGGCCACATCGTCGGTGCGGGGAAAGCCGCACAGGACGACGAACGCCCCGGCGGGATGCGACTGTCGGCAGACGGCAATCTGTTCCATGCTCGTTGACTGTGGAAAAGCCACGTCGTAGACCACGGCCGCGCAATTCGACTCTTCGGCGGCCTCAGTGCTACGACGGTGCTGAACATCGAATCCCAGCCGGACGCACGCCTTGACGAGCCACGCAGCCTGCTCGGCATCATCGCCGACGACGAGTGCTCGCGGTCGTGGGTTTGTGCCGCTCGCGGCGCGATTGGTTGCAGGCGGCGCATCAACGAGCCAGCTTTCCTCGTCCGAGGTGGTCGCCTGGCGGGCTGGCATCTCGCCGCGCTCGGCTTGCGACTGCGTCTGCGCCAGCCAACTGGGCCACTGATGCCACAAGATGCGCCAAGCCCCAGGCCAGTCCCAGCCATGCCGCCGCTCCGATTCACACCAGGAACCCGCCACACGCAGCACGCGCGCCAGCGGCCAGCGCTCGGTCAATCGGGCCAGCTCATCACGCCGCAAGGCGCGCGGCAACGCTTCGACCAGCACGATCCACGTCGGCGAAAACCCATCGTCGATATCAGCGACCCCCGAGGCCAGATTGGCAACCGCGCGCTGCGTCGGCAACCGCGACAAGTCGGCGCGCAAGGCCGCGAACTCGTCGCTGCCGAGATCGCCCACAAATAGCCAGGCGTGCTCGATGCGAGGAATCGGGTTGGAATTGACAATCGCCATCCACACCACTCACAAGAGATCAGTAACCCGATTAAGCCAGCAACGACTGCTCGCGGACCACGATCAGCTCGCGCGCCAAGGCCGCGTCGGGCGCTTCGCGTAGCGCTTGCAGGAACGAGTCGTCGTTCACCACCCGGCTCAGTCGCGCCAGCGTGTGCAGGTGCCCCCGATCGCTCGTCGAGCAGATCAGGAAGAAAATGTCGGTCATCCGGGCGTTGCCGAATGGTATGCCGGTTTCGGTTCGCCCCAGGCAGATGAACGGTTGCTCCAAGACCGCGGGCAACGGCCGCCGCGCGTGCAACATGGCCACGCCGTTGTCGAGCGCCGTCGGGCAAAGGTCTTCGCGCTGTTGCACGGCTTCGGTCATGGCGGCTGTATCCCACAGCCAGCCTGTCCCGGCCGCCAGCTCGATCATGCCAGCAATCACCGAGGCCCGCGTTCGCGCCGCCAGCGGAATGGCAATCGCCGCCAGCGGCAGCATTTCGGCGACCGAGCGCGGCTCGCTATCGGCAGCCGCCAGGTCGCGGTCGAACGCCTCGTCCATGCGCTGCAACTCTGCTTCGTTCGACAAGCCAATTTGATGTTCCAACCATTCGCGCAATTCGGCGCGCGAGAACCGCCACTGCCCCGCCACGCGTCGCGCTGGCAAATTGCCTCGCTCGACGAGCCGTTGAACTTGCGCCGGCGACAGGTGCAAGTACTCGGCGACCCCGTTCAGGTCTAAATCGTCGTGCGACATAGCAGGCCGTGGCGCCAATGAGCGAGTGATAGCGGGGCGGTGCGACTGATTTGCCTCATTGTTCGAGTGCGGCCTGGTTTGTCTAGCGCGATCCGCCCTGATTTCGACCTTGACACCTGCGGCAGATTTCGGAGAATCCGCTCCAACGAACTCGGCCACGCAGCGCACCCCAGGCGAAGCGTGGCAACGGGCGGCCAGGAAGGCCCGCCCACGAGTCGTCAAGGCAAGGAGGCCTTGTTGCGTATGACGCTAGGATCGGCGTCAAATCACGGGATCGCGCTGCGCCAGGTCTTGCCGGAAGCCGAGTTATTCGGCGCCGACGAGATCCGTGTGAGCAGTTGTTGCGCCGATTCGCGCCAGGTTCGTCCTGGCGATCTGTTTGTCGCGCTGTCGGGTGTCGAGCGCGACGGTCACGATTTTGTCGCCGACGCGGTTGCTCGCGGCGCCGCGGCCGTGCTGGCCGAGCGGCCGATTCAGGTCGACGTTCCGGTGGCCTGTGTCGCCGATGCGCGCCGGGCGTATGGCCACTTGTGCCAGGCCCTGGTCGGCAATCCCAGTCAGCGTCTCAAGGTGATTGGCGTCACTGGCACCAATGGCAAGACGACCACCACGCATTTGATTGCCGGCGTGCTGCGAGCGGCGGGGCAATATCCCGCGGTGCTTGGCACGCTCGGCTATAGCGACGGCGTCGAGTTCGAGGCGGCCCGCTGGACCACGCCCCCCGCGCCGGTGTTGGCGGCCTGGATGGCCCGCGCCGAAGCGGCCGGTTGCACGCACGTGGTGATGGAGGTTTCGAGTCACGCGCTCGAGCAATCGCGAGTGGCCGGCGTCGAGTTCGATGTGGTCGCGGTCACGAACGTCCGGCACGATCATCTGGACTATCACCAGACGCTGTCCGCCTATCGTGCCGCCAAGGCTCGGCTGTTCGAGCAGTTGGGGCCGTCGGGCGTGGTGGTGTTGAACGTCGAGGACGACGTTTGTCGAGAAATGTATCTGCCCCGCGTCGATGGCCCGGCCTTGACCGTGGCGCTCGACCGGGCGGCCGAATTGAACGCCGTGGCGGTCGAAAGCTGCTTGAGCGAGCAGACGTTCCTGCTGCAAATCGGTAGCGAGTCGGTTCCGGTTCGCACGCGCCTTATCGGCCGGCATAACATCGAAAACTGTCTGGTCGCCGCCGCGGTTGGGTTGGCCTATGGCGTCTCGACGCCCGACGTCGTGCGCGGGCTCGAAAGCGTCGATCGGCTGGCGGGTCGGCTCGAGCCGATCGTCTGTGGTCAGTCGTTCGGTGTGTATGTCGACTATGCCCACACGCCCGACGCCTTGGCCGGCGTACTCGACGCGCTACGCGAAATGACTTCGGGCCGCGTGTTGTGCGTGTTTGGCGCTGGCGGGCGACGTGATCGGTCGAAGCGGCCACTGATGGCCCGCGCCGTCGAGTTGCGTGCTGATCTGGCAATCGTTACCAGCGACAACCCGCGCGACGAGTCACAGCGGCGCATTGTGGCCGACATCATGCGCGGCTTTGCCATGCCCGAGGCGGTGCATGTTATCGACGATCGTGCCGCGGCAATTTGCTATGCCCTGCAACAAGCCCGCGAAGGAGACGTGGTGCTGATTGCTGGCAAGGGGCACGAAGAATATCAGGAGCTGGCCGATGGCCAGATCGATTTTGACGACCGGCAGGTTGCGCGCGATTGGCTTTATGCCCAGTGGAACAGCCAGTCGTCGCGAGCCGCCTAGGCGGCAGCCCGGTCACGCATTGTTAGGGAGTGTCAGGCGAATGCAAGCAAGTGAACAAATCACGTTGGCCGATCTGGTCCGAGCGGTCGGCGGCAAATTGATCGGCCCCGCGAACGAAGTCGTTGACGCACAGCAGGTATTGCCGCGCGTGGCAATCGACTCGCGCAAGTTGAATGCCGGCGAAGTGTTCTGGGCGGTTCGTGGCGTCGATCGGGACGGAGCCGAGTTCGTGGCCGATGCGTTTAATCGCGGCGCGGCTGGCGTCGTTACGCACGTGGCGCCCAAGTCGGTGCCCGTCGGGCGCTGGGCGATCGTCGTTGCCGATGGTCAAGCGGCCCTGGCTGATTTCGCTCGCTGGCAGCGCGGTCGCTTTGCCGGTCGTGTGGCCGCGGTCACTGGCAGCGTGGGCAAGACGACGGCTCGACTGTTGATCGACGCGGTTTTAGGCGTGCGCCTGGCCGGCTCGTGCAGCCCTGAAAACTACAATAACCAGCTCGGCGTGCCCTTGAGCATGAGTCAGTGGGCCCCAGCCAACGAATATGCCGTGGTCGAGTTGGCGGCCCGCCGCTCGGGCGAGATCGCCGAGCTGTGCCAGCTTTGCCGACCGCACATCGGCGTGGTCACGCAACTGGGGGAATCGCATCTCGAAACATTTGGCAGCCGCGGCGCGATTGCCACGACCAAGGCCGAGTTGATCGCGGCGCTGCCGGCGGAAGGGCTGGCGGTGCTCAATGCCGACGACCCGGCGCAGCGTGATTTCGAGCGATCGACCAAGGCTCGCATCGTTTGGGTTGGTCGCTCAGCGCGAGCCGATCTGATGGCCACCCAAGTGCGCTACGCCCACGGTCGCTTGTCGTTCACGGTTCAGGGCGAACGCCTCGTCGCGCCCGTTTGGGGTCGGCATCATCTGACTTCGGTGCTGGCCGCTGTGGCGGTGGGGCGCGAGTTCGGCTTGAGCTGGGATGAGATTCGAGCTGGCTTGGCCTTGTTCGTGCCGCCGGCTCAGCGCGGCGCGGCTCTTTCGATCGGCCAACTGCGCGTGATCGACGATTCGTACAACGCCAGCCCGTTGTCGATGCGGGCGGGGCTGGAGTTGTTGCGGCATGACGACTCGCCGGGGCTGCGGATCGTGGCCTGTGGCGATATGTGCGAGTTGGGTGACGAAGCCCCCGCTTTGCACCGCCGGTTTGGCCAGGAAGTGGTCACGCGCTGCGGCGCCGATTTGCTGGTGGCCTGTGGGCCCAACGCCGATCACGTGGTCAATGCGGCCCAGCAGGCTGGCATGTCCGAGCAACGCGCGATCGCCTGTGACTCGCCGGCTGGTGTGGCTGAAGTGGTGCGCGAGCGCGCTCGGCCCGGCTCGGTCGTATTGCTCAAAGGTTCACGCGTCATGGGCATGGAAACTTGCTTGAAGATTTGGCGGGCCGAAGCAGACGAGTTGCAGCGCGTGGCGGCTTGATCGCCTCGCGACGAAATAAAACACGCAGGAGAATCTCCCCGATTTTTTTGCAAGCTCCTTCGATGACGCCAAACTGTTGCGGGACAGCGCGGCGTCAGCCTCCCTCCTGGGTCGAAGCATACCACTTGTCGATTCGACTACTGGGTCAGTCGGATCGGCAAGAGCTTCTCGAAGGGGCTTGATACTGAGCCCCGGGGCGACGGCCCAACCGTCGCCTCGGGGATCAGGGAACCAAGGTCGCCCGGTCTGATCGACGCTCGACCGGTGAATCGCGCCTACGCTGGTTGGGGCGCTGCGGTCGTCAGGCGGAACGCTCGAACCCCCGATCGGCATCGATGAGTATTTCAGCAGCCGTAGCCTTGCTCAGCGAATGGTCGAGCTTCGGCGCGCCGTGGCCTTTGCGTGCGGCCGTTGCCGGGATCGTATCGGCCACGCTGGTGCTGCTGTTTGGCGGCCGAGCGATTCAATGGCTCCGTCGCTTCGGCGGCGAAACGATCCGTCGGGACTCTCCGCTGTTGCACGCCTTGCATCAAAGCAAGGCTGGCACGCCGACAATGGGCGGGCTGATCTTTCTAGTCGCCAGTGCTTGCGCGCTGTTCTTTGCCGCCGATTGGGAAGACGTGCAGGTACAAACCGGCGGCATTCTGATCGCCGGCATGGCGGCCGTGGGCTTTGCCGACGATTACCTGAAACGTCGGCTCACGCGCCGCGGGTTGTCGAGTGCGGCAAAATTGCTTGGTCAGGTTGCTGTTACGGCCGGGGCGTTGGCGTGGCAGGCCGCGTTTGCTGATTCGACAAGTGCGCTCGTCGGCTGGCAGTTGGCCTGGGCTGGGTTCGTGGTCATTGCCTCGTCGAACGCCGTGAATCTGGCCGACGGGCTCGATGGCCTGGCGGCGGGAACGTGGACACTGGCCGCGGTTGCCATGATCGGCGCGGTCGCGCTCGCCGGCAGCGGCGCGAACGAAATGCTCGTCTTCACGGCCGCGCTCGTCGGAGCCGTGGCGGGGTTTTTGAAGTTCAATCGTCATCCGGCCCAGGTGTTCATGGGAGACACCGGCGCACTGGCCTTGGGAGGCGTGCTCGGTTGGCTGGCCGTATCGGCTCATGTCGAGTGGATTTGGCTGGTTGTCGCCGGTGTATTTGTCATCGAAGCGATCAGCGTCCTGTTGCAGGTGGGCTGGTTTCGAGCCACTGGACGCCGGGTGCTTCGCTGTGCGCCGTTGCATCATCACTTTCAGTTTCTCGGCTGGCCAGAGCGGAGAATCGTGTTTCGTTTTTGGGTTGTGGCAGGCTGCTGCGCGCTGATCGGGTTGCTGTTGGCCAATACCATGCCACGCTCGAACGATTTCGAGATCGCCAAAACCAAAGTCGCCACCGAACTGCGCTAATCAAATCAGGAATCCGTGATGAAAGCACACCACCCAATCGCCGGCACGGTTCACGGACATCGCGGTTCGCGCGGAACGCACGTTGTCTTCGCGGGCGGAGGAACCGGCGGGCATTTGTTCCCAGGGCTGGCGGTCGCCGAAGCTTTGCGACAAGCGCAGCCGGAGCTGCGCATCACCTTCGTCGGCAGCGGACGTTCGCTCGAACGAGGCGAGGTGCCGGCGGCAGGCTTTGACTACATGGCCATCGCGGCCGCGCCGGGGCCGCGCAAAATGTGGCACTGGCCCCGTTTTGCTTCATCACATATCGCCGCCAGCCTAACGGCGCGGCGCTGGCTCGAACGCGAGCAGGCGTCGCTGGTCGTCGGCCTGGGGGGCTATGCCAGCGTGCCGGCCGTGGCCGCCGCGCAGCGCATGAACTTGCCGACGTTGTTGCTCGAACAGAATGCCGTGCCGGGTCGGGCCACGCGCTGGTTGGCCGGGCGAGCGAGCGTTGTCTGTCTAGCACTGTCGCAATCGCAGTCTTGGCTGGGAAGCGCAGGCAACAAGGCGGTGGTCACCGGCAATCCGCTGCGCCGTCCGTTTCGTGTCACGTCACGCCGGGCCGATGCCGATCGCGTGCAGAAAACCTGCGTCGTCCTGGGGGGCAGCGGCGGCGCGGTCGAGCTGAACACCGCCTTCCTCGACGCGCTGACGCAACTGCGTGGCGTGGCGCTCGGCTGGCGAATGGTACATCAGACGGGCACGACCGAGGCCGAGGCTGTCGCGCGACGCTACGCCTTGATGGGGTGCGATGCACACGTGACGCCGTTCATCGATCATCCGGCCGAAGTGCTGGCCGAAGCCGATCTTGTCGTCACGCGGGCCGGCGCGACGAGCCTGGCCGAATTGGCGGCGTTGGGCGTGCCGACCGTGGCGTGTCCTTACCCGCGGGCGGTCGATCAGCATCAATGGCACAATGCCCAAGTCTATGCCGAGGCCGGCGGATGTCACTTGGTCGACTTCCGCACTGGTGAGCCTGGCGCGACGCTGGCCAAAACGCTGGCGCCGCTGTTGGTCGATCGCGTGGCGCGCGAGGCACTGGGGCAGGCGATGCGACGCCTGGCAGTGCCTGACGCGGCGGAGCGAGTGGCGATGATCGTCAGCGAAATGATTGGATACTCAACATTGATGCGGCAAGCGGCATAGGACCAAAGTGAACGCAGACAGCTCGAACAACACCGAGTTCCTCTTGCCCTGGCTGCGGCGCATTTGCGTCGCGCTGGTGTTGCTATCGGTTGCGTGGCGCGCCTACCACTACGATGCGCCGGTGGTCGATGGCTTTTGGGACAAGCAGATCGCGGTGGCCAACAAGTCGCGCGTGATGGCCGGTCCGCCGTTTCAGTGGCTCGAAGGAGGCTTCGACTTCCTATCCTACGAAGGGGAAAGCCGGCCTCTGGCTGAAGAGGTGCCGCTGTATCACGTGCTGACCGCCGTTGGTTACCGCTGGTTCGGCGATCGGCAGGATTGGTTTGCCCGCGGGCTCAGTTCATTAGGCTCGGTGGTGGCGCTGGTGGCGTTCTTCGCCCTGGTGCGGCGCGAAATGGGACGCAACTTTGCGTGGTTGGCAACCGTGGCGCTCGGCTGGTCGCCGATGTTCCTGTTCTATGGACGCTCAGTGCTGCCCGACGTGTGGATGATGGCGTGCGCGCTGGCGGCTGCCGCGGCCTATCGACGATACTTCGACGATAGTTGCGCGCGCTGGCTGTGGCTGGCAACCGGCCTGGGGTTGTTGAGCGCGAGCTTCAAATACTATGGCTTGATCGTCCTGTTGCCGATGGCCGAGATGATCGTGCGCTTCGATGGCTGGCGCGGGCTGTTCCGGCCACGGTTCTGGCTGCCTGCGGTGGGGATGACCTTGCCGATCGTGGTCTGGCTGGCACTGGCATTCATTGATCGGGACAACCCGGCTCGCGGCGGCTTGTACTTCATCTTTCAAGAGCCGTCG harbors:
- a CDS encoding CPBP family intramembrane metalloprotease encodes the protein MNDDDQSAARRPPADSPTRVPWTVIDVLVCLLIVTVIYGITSLFMPRAHGADINEITPREGADLFAKSAIASLVSTGLAIAWLVKCSRASAKDLGFSVSRLVWDVALGAFGFLAMVIPLLLIKAAIKASGVFEGEHPIETLLRQYPDFDLWLWATVAAVIVAPLSEEFFFRVLLQGWLERIWPSQPRTVAGGSAGESGAESSPPPPPRWKTWLPVLISSLIFAAVHYNHGPDPIPLFFLALLLGTLYRWTHRIWPSMTVHVLLNGTSMALLIAQSYLKQQ
- the pgsA gene encoding CDP-diacylglycerol--glycerol-3-phosphate 3-phosphatidyltransferase yields the protein MVSPDTASRSASAKQGVMTVPNQLTVARLVLSVALFVAMSFEYFGTSLVLFIVAASTDWLDGYLARRYGWVSTLGRILDPFADKIIICGTFIFLLDVPSRELHALGLRAWIVALIVGRELLITALRSFLEQQGRDFSASMSGKLKMVAQCIAAGLCLGLLGWGTLFGAWIVMPSWYGALLTASLWVAAFLTAYSGVAYIVAAVRMIRDE
- the rimO gene encoding 30S ribosomal protein S12 methylthiotransferase RimO, with amino-acid sequence MTFTPIIDAQPLPHPNRSEAPASKGSYCFISLGCPKNLVDSERMLGLLQLDGYRMVGDPEGTDFVIVNTCGFIEAARAESFATIREMLELKRAGGTKGVIVSGCLAEREKAQLLETLPEIDHLVGVFGREQVTKVADRLVGRLNEQRTVFQPAPSVALSDRNRLRITPKHFAYLKISEGCDRLCTFCAIPKMRGKHASKPMEEIVAEARELVADGVRELIIVAQDTTYYGIDLYGRPRLAELLAQLDQIEGLDWIRLMYLYPMYFGDDLIDVIAGAKRIVPYLDMPLQHADDTMLKRMQRRVNKAETVALLDKLRARIPNLVLRTTMITGFPGETDEQFAEMVDFVRQYRFERLGVFTYSFEPDTPAARLPDHLPEEVKNARRDELMGVQQEIAFEWAAARVGQQLDVLLDAPLPGERDVWIGRTAADAPDVDAVVYVTGKKLRAGQIVPCEVVATKEYDLIAAPIGRAR
- a CDS encoding ImmA/IrrE family metallo-endopeptidase is translated as MLAEIPWEQVYRAIDAQVGRLLRRAGVFQPAVDAFRVAQALGLTVLRNDRQAERARYVRSGFNSPGERSGRDDMLREASIFIRRDPRPEREQWAVAHEIGEHLSVELFASLGVDPAEAPPTAREQLANRLASRLLLPAEWFGDLGRACDWDLPALKQQFHTASHELLARRMLDFDAPAIVTVVDQRAISWRRSNLAGRPPQLADWERSTWLRSNESGQPGESHHQGARMRVWPVHEPEWKREIIRTDLPEQDEWGGDESDAW
- a CDS encoding response regulator, with amino-acid sequence MAIVNSNPIPRIEHAWLFVGDLGSDEFAALRADLSRLPTQRAVANLASGVADIDDGFSPTWIVLVEALPRALRRDELARLTERWPLARVLRVAGSWCESERRHGWDWPGAWRILWHQWPSWLAQTQSQAERGEMPARQATTSDEESWLVDAPPATNRAASGTNPRPRALVVGDDAEQAAWLVKACVRLGFDVQHRRSTEAAEESNCAAVVYDVAFPQSTSMEQIAVCRQSHPAGAFVVLCGFPRTDDVARWQAAGATAVLAKPVRLADLDCALMQKLAQQSVLPGV
- a CDS encoding PTS sugar transporter subunit IIA gives rise to the protein MSHDDLDLNGVAEYLHLSPAQVQRLVERGNLPARRVAGQWRFSRAELREWLEHQIGLSNEAELQRMDEAFDRDLAAADSEPRSVAEMLPLAAIAIPLAARTRASVIAGMIELAAGTGWLWDTAAMTEAVQQREDLCPTALDNGVAMLHARRPLPAVLEQPFICLGRTETGIPFGNARMTDIFFLICSTSDRGHLHTLARLSRVVNDDSFLQALREAPDAALARELIVVREQSLLA